In one Corythoichthys intestinalis isolate RoL2023-P3 chromosome 16, ASM3026506v1, whole genome shotgun sequence genomic region, the following are encoded:
- the sox10 gene encoding transcription factor SOX-10 isoform X3 yields the protein MKMSREEQSLSDVELSPGVSDDSRSRSPGNSSGAGGDESPLHRQQLLAVLDDGARGHPPGKSDDEDERFPVGIRKAVSQVLNCYDWTLVPMPVRVNNGSKSKPHVKRPMNAFMVWAQAARRKLADQHPHLHNAELSKTLGKLWRLLNESDKRPFIEEAERLRKQHKKDYPDYKYQPRRRKNGKTGSGSGSDGDSNLEGHSHSPPTPPTTPKTELQSGKAGDGKREALSNGVSRGQMGAEGCSGAAGSAKPHIDFGSMDIGEISNDVMATMEPFDVNEFDQYLPPNGHPGIGQSAGSGAATPITTASQYSYGISSALAVASGHSAAWLCKQQPQQHHGSALNSDPSKAQIKSEAGGAGAHFSEGATAASHVTYTPLSLPHYSAAFPSLAARAQFAEYADQQASGSYYAHSSQATGLYSAFSYMGPTQRPLYTTITDPSSVPQSHSPTHWEQPVYTTLSRP from the exons ATGAAGATGTCCAGAGAGGAACAGAGCTTGTCGGATGTCGAGCTCAGTCCAGGTGTGTCGGACGACAGCCGTTCCCGATCACCTGGTAATTCCTCTGGTGCCGGTGGAGATGAGTCACCCCTCCACAGGCAGCAGCTTCTGGCAGTTTTGGATGACGGTGCAAGGGGCCATCCCCCTGGTAAATCTGATGATGAAGATGAGCGCTTCCCAGTGGGGATCCGCAAGGCGGTCAGCCAGGTGCTCAACTGCTACGACTGGACACTCGTCCCCATGCCAGTGCGCGTAAACAATGGGAGCAAGAGCAAACCACACGTCAAGAGACCGATGAATGCGTTCATGGTTTGGGCGCAGGCAGCGCGGAGGAAACTGGCAGACCAACACCCACACTTGCATAACGCAGAGCTCAGCAAGACCCTGGGGAAGCTTTGGAG GCTTCTTAATGAGAGCGATAAGCGACCCTTCATCGAAGAGGCAGAGAGGTTGAGAAAGCAGCACAAGAAGGACTACCCAGACTACAAATACCAGCCCCGGCGCCGCAAGAACGGAAAGACTGGTTCCGGGTCAGGAAGTGACGGAGACAGCAATTTGGAGG GTCACAGCCATAGTCCTCCTACACCACCAACCACACCCAAGACAGAACTTCAGTCTGGGAAGGCAGGGGATGGAAAGAGGGAGGCTTTGAGCAACGGGGTCTCCCGTGGCCAAATGGGAGCAGAGGGTTGTTCAGGTGCCGCAGGGTCTGCAAAGCCTCACATCGACTTTGGCAGTATggacatcggtgagataagcaaCGACGTGATGGCCACCATGGAGCCTTTTGATGTCAATGAGTTTGACCAGTACCTTCCCCCCAATGGCCATCCAGGGATCGGGCAGAGTGCTGGTTCAGGAGCAGCGACGCCCATAACTACAGCGTCTCAATATAGCTACGGCATCTCCTCAGCTCTGGCAGTGGCCAGTGGACACTCCGCGGCCTGGCTCTGCAAGCAGCAGCCGCAACAACATCATGGCTCCGCTCTGAATTCAGACCCGTCCAAGGCCCAGATCAAGAGTGAGGCCGGAGGTGCTGGTGCTCACTTTTCTGAGGGGGCTACAGCTGCTTCCCATGTCACCTACACCCCTCTAAGCCTCCCTCACTATAGCGCTGCCTTCCCCTCCCTGGCAGCCAGGGCTCAGTTTGCAGAGTATGCCGACCAGCAGGCCTCAGGGTCCTACTACGCTCACTCTAGCCAAGCAACTGGCTTATACTCTGCCTTTTCGTACATGGGGCCCACCCAGAGACCCCTGTACACGACAATCACTGACCCATCCAGTGTACCACAGTCCCACAGCCCCACACACTGGGAGCAGCCTGTCTACACTACACTGTCGCGGCCATGA
- the sox10 gene encoding transcription factor SOX-10 isoform X2 has translation MKMSREEQSLSDVELSPGVSDDSRSRSPGNSSGAGGDESPLHRQQLLAVLDDGARGHPPGKSDDEDERFPVGIRKAVSQVLNCYDWTLVPMPVRVNNGSKSKPHVKRPMNAFMVWAQAARRKLADQHPHLHNAELSKTLGKLWRLLNESDKRPFIEEAERLRKQHKKDYPDYKYQPRRRKNGKTGSGSGSDGDSNLEGEIRHRQSIYKGLHLDVVHTGGAGSAQADGHHHHAAGHSHSPPTPPTTPKTELQSGKAGDGKREALSNGVSRGQMGAEGCSGAAGSAKPHIDFGSMDIGIGQSAGSGAATPITTASQYSYGISSALAVASGHSAAWLCKQQPQQHHGSALNSDPSKAQIKSEAGGAGAHFSEGATAASHVTYTPLSLPHYSAAFPSLAARAQFAEYADQQASGSYYAHSSQATGLYSAFSYMGPTQRPLYTTITDPSSVPQSHSPTHWEQPVYTTLSRP, from the exons ATGAAGATGTCCAGAGAGGAACAGAGCTTGTCGGATGTCGAGCTCAGTCCAGGTGTGTCGGACGACAGCCGTTCCCGATCACCTGGTAATTCCTCTGGTGCCGGTGGAGATGAGTCACCCCTCCACAGGCAGCAGCTTCTGGCAGTTTTGGATGACGGTGCAAGGGGCCATCCCCCTGGTAAATCTGATGATGAAGATGAGCGCTTCCCAGTGGGGATCCGCAAGGCGGTCAGCCAGGTGCTCAACTGCTACGACTGGACACTCGTCCCCATGCCAGTGCGCGTAAACAATGGGAGCAAGAGCAAACCACACGTCAAGAGACCGATGAATGCGTTCATGGTTTGGGCGCAGGCAGCGCGGAGGAAACTGGCAGACCAACACCCACACTTGCATAACGCAGAGCTCAGCAAGACCCTGGGGAAGCTTTGGAG GCTTCTTAATGAGAGCGATAAGCGACCCTTCATCGAAGAGGCAGAGAGGTTGAGAAAGCAGCACAAGAAGGACTACCCAGACTACAAATACCAGCCCCGGCGCCGCAAGAACGGAAAGACTGGTTCCGGGTCAGGAAGTGACGGAGACAGCAATTTGGAGGGTGAGATCAGGCATAGACAATCCATCTACAAGGGCCTCCATCTGGATGTGGTCCACACTGGGGGAGCTGGGTCCGCTCAGGCAGATGGGCATCACCATCATGCTGCAG GTCACAGCCATAGTCCTCCTACACCACCAACCACACCCAAGACAGAACTTCAGTCTGGGAAGGCAGGGGATGGAAAGAGGGAGGCTTTGAGCAACGGGGTCTCCCGTGGCCAAATGGGAGCAGAGGGTTGTTCAGGTGCCGCAGGGTCTGCAAAGCCTCACATCGACTTTGGCAGTATggacatcg GGATCGGGCAGAGTGCTGGTTCAGGAGCAGCGACGCCCATAACTACAGCGTCTCAATATAGCTACGGCATCTCCTCAGCTCTGGCAGTGGCCAGTGGACACTCCGCGGCCTGGCTCTGCAAGCAGCAGCCGCAACAACATCATGGCTCCGCTCTGAATTCAGACCCGTCCAAGGCCCAGATCAAGAGTGAGGCCGGAGGTGCTGGTGCTCACTTTTCTGAGGGGGCTACAGCTGCTTCCCATGTCACCTACACCCCTCTAAGCCTCCCTCACTATAGCGCTGCCTTCCCCTCCCTGGCAGCCAGGGCTCAGTTTGCAGAGTATGCCGACCAGCAGGCCTCAGGGTCCTACTACGCTCACTCTAGCCAAGCAACTGGCTTATACTCTGCCTTTTCGTACATGGGGCCCACCCAGAGACCCCTGTACACGACAATCACTGACCCATCCAGTGTACCACAGTCCCACAGCCCCACACACTGGGAGCAGCCTGTCTACACTACACTGTCGCGGCCATGA
- the sox10 gene encoding transcription factor SOX-10 isoform X1 produces the protein MKMSREEQSLSDVELSPGVSDDSRSRSPGNSSGAGGDESPLHRQQLLAVLDDGARGHPPGKSDDEDERFPVGIRKAVSQVLNCYDWTLVPMPVRVNNGSKSKPHVKRPMNAFMVWAQAARRKLADQHPHLHNAELSKTLGKLWRLLNESDKRPFIEEAERLRKQHKKDYPDYKYQPRRRKNGKTGSGSGSDGDSNLEGEIRHRQSIYKGLHLDVVHTGGAGSAQADGHHHHAAGHSHSPPTPPTTPKTELQSGKAGDGKREALSNGVSRGQMGAEGCSGAAGSAKPHIDFGSMDIGEISNDVMATMEPFDVNEFDQYLPPNGHPGIGQSAGSGAATPITTASQYSYGISSALAVASGHSAAWLCKQQPQQHHGSALNSDPSKAQIKSEAGGAGAHFSEGATAASHVTYTPLSLPHYSAAFPSLAARAQFAEYADQQASGSYYAHSSQATGLYSAFSYMGPTQRPLYTTITDPSSVPQSHSPTHWEQPVYTTLSRP, from the exons ATGAAGATGTCCAGAGAGGAACAGAGCTTGTCGGATGTCGAGCTCAGTCCAGGTGTGTCGGACGACAGCCGTTCCCGATCACCTGGTAATTCCTCTGGTGCCGGTGGAGATGAGTCACCCCTCCACAGGCAGCAGCTTCTGGCAGTTTTGGATGACGGTGCAAGGGGCCATCCCCCTGGTAAATCTGATGATGAAGATGAGCGCTTCCCAGTGGGGATCCGCAAGGCGGTCAGCCAGGTGCTCAACTGCTACGACTGGACACTCGTCCCCATGCCAGTGCGCGTAAACAATGGGAGCAAGAGCAAACCACACGTCAAGAGACCGATGAATGCGTTCATGGTTTGGGCGCAGGCAGCGCGGAGGAAACTGGCAGACCAACACCCACACTTGCATAACGCAGAGCTCAGCAAGACCCTGGGGAAGCTTTGGAG GCTTCTTAATGAGAGCGATAAGCGACCCTTCATCGAAGAGGCAGAGAGGTTGAGAAAGCAGCACAAGAAGGACTACCCAGACTACAAATACCAGCCCCGGCGCCGCAAGAACGGAAAGACTGGTTCCGGGTCAGGAAGTGACGGAGACAGCAATTTGGAGGGTGAGATCAGGCATAGACAATCCATCTACAAGGGCCTCCATCTGGATGTGGTCCACACTGGGGGAGCTGGGTCCGCTCAGGCAGATGGGCATCACCATCATGCTGCAG GTCACAGCCATAGTCCTCCTACACCACCAACCACACCCAAGACAGAACTTCAGTCTGGGAAGGCAGGGGATGGAAAGAGGGAGGCTTTGAGCAACGGGGTCTCCCGTGGCCAAATGGGAGCAGAGGGTTGTTCAGGTGCCGCAGGGTCTGCAAAGCCTCACATCGACTTTGGCAGTATggacatcggtgagataagcaaCGACGTGATGGCCACCATGGAGCCTTTTGATGTCAATGAGTTTGACCAGTACCTTCCCCCCAATGGCCATCCAGGGATCGGGCAGAGTGCTGGTTCAGGAGCAGCGACGCCCATAACTACAGCGTCTCAATATAGCTACGGCATCTCCTCAGCTCTGGCAGTGGCCAGTGGACACTCCGCGGCCTGGCTCTGCAAGCAGCAGCCGCAACAACATCATGGCTCCGCTCTGAATTCAGACCCGTCCAAGGCCCAGATCAAGAGTGAGGCCGGAGGTGCTGGTGCTCACTTTTCTGAGGGGGCTACAGCTGCTTCCCATGTCACCTACACCCCTCTAAGCCTCCCTCACTATAGCGCTGCCTTCCCCTCCCTGGCAGCCAGGGCTCAGTTTGCAGAGTATGCCGACCAGCAGGCCTCAGGGTCCTACTACGCTCACTCTAGCCAAGCAACTGGCTTATACTCTGCCTTTTCGTACATGGGGCCCACCCAGAGACCCCTGTACACGACAATCACTGACCCATCCAGTGTACCACAGTCCCACAGCCCCACACACTGGGAGCAGCCTGTCTACACTACACTGTCGCGGCCATGA